The Toxotes jaculatrix isolate fToxJac2 chromosome 6, fToxJac2.pri, whole genome shotgun sequence genomic interval ACGCTCTGCAGTTTCAGGGTTGTCAAAGCGGACCACACCGCAGCCCTTGGACTTGCCATTCTCCATCTTAATATCAGCATACTGGACCATGCCTGCACAGGGAAGAATACCAGTGTTAAAATTTAGAACAGCAAACAACCACTcttaattttatatttacaaaCTTTGACCACTCTTACCACATGTGTTGAAGGTATCTTTCAGCATCTTCCAGGTGAAGTCAAAAGGCAGCTAAAACACATTAATCAAAAATTGATTAAAATCACATGAGAAGACAGTGGTTAAATGAATTAAGCTCAACTACCCTGTAGATAAAAACTTACGTTTCTGACAAAGATCTGGCATCCCTTCCTGACATTGCTTCCCCCGGTTCCAGgccctccagctccagctcctccaaagGAATTGCCACCAAACCCACGATCCAGGTCAGCAGACCGATCAAACTGGCCACCAACACCTCCAGATCCCATGCGGTCCATGCCAGAGCTCATGCGGTCCAGGCCGCCGGAGGGGAAGCGGTCGAGTCCTCCAGTGGAGCCCATGCGGTCGAAGCTGCTGGCCATTCTGTCAAGCCCAGTGTTGCCCATGCGATCCATACTCATTGGAGAGCCAAAGTCCAGGCCAGAACCCATGCGATCCAAACCAGACGGGCCTAGGCGATCAAACCCAGCTGGGCCGAGGCGGTCCATGCTAGAGCTCATACGGTCCAGGCCAGGTCCTAGCCTGTCCATACTGGGCCCCAGACGGTCCATCCCCGAGCCCATCCGGTCAAACCCAGAACCCAGCCTGTCCATGTCAGACACGCGGTCCATCCTGTCCACGCCCATCCGGTCCATCCCTGTCATGCGGTCCATGCTACCTCCCAGCCGGTCCATTCCAGAGTTCATGCGGTCCATACCCAGGGAGTTTCCTGTAAAAAtgagagaacaaaagaaaaaaaaaatgttggacaaTTACATCAACTGTCTCAGCTGAAGTAGGCATTACGTCTGATAAGGCTTATCCAGAGTACTTATCAGAGGAATTTCAAACAAAATCCTGAAAATACGAACCCATTCCTCTTTCAAAGGAGTCTCCAAAATTATTGCGAGACATTCCCATTTCATTTCGCCCAAACTCCCTGTCAAAAGCACCACCAATCCCACGGTCCATCTCTAACAATGCAAGAGATGAAACCATTAGAAATGTCCAGCAAACGTGAGAGCCATCCACGTTTGCTTTGTAGTGCTTACCACATTGCAAAATATCTCCTTACCATTCATTCTGCCCATCCCTGAAGAACCAAAACGATCCATGTTGTTCATCCCTCCAAAGTTGTCCATTCCTggaacagaggagaagaaagttTTAGTACAAGAAGCCACAACCAATAATGTATGGACAGACTGGGTATCAAAATCTGATGCCTGAGGCAAGGAGCTGATAATGTAAAATTGGCTATTTATACAAATTCCAATTTGCTGTGCTTTCTCACTGTTAAGCTTCATGTAATGGAGCTTAACTTCCTGCAAATGTTCCTCAATAAAATTATTTAAGGGATTTGAAGGGGATTATGCCATGAATTGttggaaaggttttttttttccttaaaatgtgatttgactttgttctaACAGCAAAAGTGGTACTTGTTATAAATACAGCAAGGGCCCCAGAAGTCTGAAGTTGTGGTACCTACCTCCTCCCATACGACCTCCCATGTTGCCAAAGCCCATTCCATCCATTCCTAcaaatgagaggagagacagaatgaaCCACTGATTTCACTGGTGTCTTCTATTGAAAAGAACACAAAACTAACGTTGGAGCAACTTACCTCCAGGGCCCATGTTGCCCATTCCTCCACTGCCTCCTCTGTTGAGTTGGGTAGCATCAATGGGCTGGCCACCAGGGCCCAGGCCCAAACCAACACCACTCAGACCACCTGGAAGAAAAGGGCATGATACTGAGATCTGTTGAAATTGGCTTATTTGCAGTATTGGACACATTACTATACTTATTTAAGGGGACCTCAGTGAAATGTTCTGCATGTCATAGAAGCCTAAGAGGCTCGTGGCAGGCAAGTATCACTGTGGCTAGCAGCATGTTTTCCCTCTACACCCAACGAAGAAGTATCACAGATGTAGTTGATATAAATGTTACTAGCACGGGATACTGTGGTTATAACATTGAACTATCCACAAGTGCCATCTGGTCCTCCAGCAAAGTAGCCATCTAAAGTTCTTCACATAATATTTTCAGTGCACCTTTCTTTGTTTCAATCTTTGTTTCTCccctgtaaaaaaacaaaacaaaacaaaacaaaaaacaaaacaaaacaaaaagtgtaaACTTACGAGGAAGAGCAGCACCTCTGTCAGGTGGTCCAAAATCTTTGGGCAGGGACTTCTcgtcctggaaaaaaaaattacatcaaTGCATTCAGACAATGCTCTCAGATCATAATGCAATCCAGTGTTTGGTGAGAGATGTTTAGGCAACATACCAGTTTGACGTGCATGACCCTGTTGAACAGCAGCTGCCCATTGAACATAGCTGTGAATTCATTAAGGAAACCATACCAAACACATATTGAAACAATGTAGTTACACTGAATTATCATTCTGTGTTCAAACTCGATATGTTCTCCAATCAGCCGGCGTTTTTCAAAAGGATACAGACAGCCTGGACAGCTTCAATGGGCATATCAAATGTAACTGTGCCCATGCCTCTGCTTTTGCCATCCTTGTCCTCCAGGATGTCAGCCCTCACCACCATGCCCGCCATGCTGAACACCTCTTTCAGCTTCTTCCAGCCCACTTTGTAGTCAAGCTATATGCACAAGGAACAATTGGAGAAATTGCACAAATAGTTAAAAAGTTATTTCTAACCAAGCACAAATAGCAATGATTTACAGGGTATGTTTGTTCCCCTTCTTTTTAGATATAACTTCATTCCATACATTTGGAGGTttccaaataaaacaacagcaaccaATCACAAGTCTCACATTAGCCACAAAGACAGTGCTGCCAATCCTGCCAGCCTGGAGTCCATGGATGATCTCGTTGGGGATGTTGGGGTTGTTCATCAGGCTGGGAGGAATGTTGACCATGGGGCCATTTGGTCCAGGTCCCATTCGATCCATGTTCATCCGGTCCATTCCACCCATTCCTCCCATCCCTCCCATCCCCCCCATTCCGCCATGGCCTCCTGGAGGGCCTCCACCTTGAGCCTTGTTGATTTCCCTCTGAGCAATCACACCGTCAGGGTCCTAACAAAGCATATGAAAACAAGACTTAGGCAAATCCATAACTTACACATTGGTCTGATTGGAAAAGCCCACAAGTTGTTTTTCTTGATATTCTTGCTGTGGCCTACCTCCTTCACTTTTAGCGGTCGTCCATTGAGGTTGTGCTTGTTTACCTTCTCCACAGCTTTCTTCATTAGCTCTTCAGTCCTAAACTcgacaacactgacaaacataTATCCAGTGAGAAAAATTGAACTCGTGAATCATACTGCCCCCTCCAAAATGTCTTTAACATatacatttgtgcatgtgtttctacACAGGTAATTTGAACAGGATTTTGTCAATCTGAGAGACACTGACAACAATCAattgtaaataataaattaataaataaagtctACTTACGCACAACCCTTTGTTGATGAGTGAAGAACACAGAACAGGCCGCACCAAAGgagtcaagaaaaaaaacaacaaaaattagTAAAAGCAACGGTTAAATTAGATGTTttaattgacagaaaataagcaaaaaTAGAGAAGTTCATGCACAATCAAAAGTTCAACACCACACAAGCCTACAAACTTGACCACAGCTCTGTGCTTccaaattaaattacattatcaAAGTCTCTCATTTTCCCCAGTCACTAACACAATGCAGGCAAGTCTGGTGAATATAAAGAGTATTTTTCCAACATCCAAAGGGCAGAAAATCCACAGTGAAATAGGATTCCCGACTACTAAGATATTGGAGGTGACATTTCCAGTAAAGCAGTTCTACAGAATGAATTACATTTAACAACCATCTAACAACCTTGTAACAACCTCTTGCAGACTAGATCTCTTTAGTTCATAAGGAGCAAATCCAGCAACCAAAAGGGACATTGTCAGCTACTGCAATCCCACAGGATTGGCTACGAAGAAAGACCTGTTGTAAGAGCGTCAACCCTCCGGATGGCCTCAAGACAGTGCCACAGACGACACCAAATAAAACACGCCTCTGGCATGTCACCATCTCACACACTCCACCAGGTTTAAGAATCTGAACAATTcccaacaatgaaaataaagaaaccaAAGCTGACAAACACAGGTTTGTCTAGGattattcagttttgtttgtatgtatttgcACTTACCCTCGATTTGCCTTCTGCGTCCATTAAGTGTTCCACGTACGTTACCTCACCCACTACAAATCAGATTCCAGAGACGACACACACCAAGGGGAGAGAAGCCGAGAGAACAATGGGGGTTTagagcagaaacacaagtaGGGCAGCCGGTGACAGTGAGCTCAGACTGCCAGTCCTGAGCCTTCCCCCAgcaccgcagcagcagcagcacaatatGGTACAGGTCTACAAAAAACAAGCTTGGGTCTTTATAGAAAATAATGACTTCTTAGCCTGTCCTTGTTGGAATTCTCCCGAAGCaccaaaacaaaagactgaggaCAACAACTATTGAAATGGCCATCAGCCTTCCTATTTTGATGTAATGCCATGCACACCACCTTCTATATGAAGATTAACCGAAAAAAATTTCAAGTCGTCAAAACCCATTCAATGCCCTTTAAGCCTCAGGCTAACACATCGATATATTTTCGCATCAGCTGAGCCTAAGAGGAAACCTACAGATAGAAAACTAACCATATGTTAGTGATGACAAGCTCTGGGGAGACAGAACCTTCTCTAAATACAAACATGTTCATAAAGTGGACCTATTCCTGGAATGCACAATATCAGATTTTTGATTCGGCGTCGACCACAGCCACGCTTTCATTCCAGATCACGTTACTGTTCAACGAATGGGCATCAGTGACCAAACCTCTAGACAAGGACAGTGCACAAGAAGTTGCTTCCTTTTGTAGACCTGTACCCCAAAGAAATCCCCAACGCATAGCCGTGTTTGGCACAACTTGGAGATCTGCTGAGAAAGCATTTGCTTGTCAAGGTCAcacctaaaaaagaaaatgcaatttAACTCCACAGTCAGTTGTCATAAAACAAATACCAGGCACTCCCTCTGAAAGAGGATTGTACCCGTCTTGACACATGCTTTAACTTAAAGTAAATGCCAATTTATTGCATTACTTGTGTTTAACCTGAAGCTTTCCAGTACCATTACTAAACAACTACTCTCGCATAAGTAACAGCACATTAAAATCCACATTATACCTTTGAGAGAAACCTTTAAACGAATACCTGCTGAAATTCAAAGTTGCTGCATTACAAATGATTTCATAGATGCGTCTCCAAAGTTCTGACCATTTTATAAATCGTGAGAACCAAGGTTTTACTGTTAGTTACATATTGTACCTGAGAGCAACTTGTTCCTTGTTTCTGGAAAAATTGCGCAACAGCAAAgtactatatatttttttcgtGTATATCTGTGGGGAAAAGCTTCTCATTATGCCCCTTGTGATCCCATGCCACAGAACTTCCACATTAGTGCACCAGCTTTACACATGTACAACCTTCACTtcacaaaaaccacaaaaggTTGTAGTAGTCCCAAGGAGGAATAAATATTCAGTCTACCATCCAGGTTCACAGCACTTGTGCAAGTCTGCAGCAACTCCTTAGTTGACGGACAAATAAGAGGGAACTCATCCAACACCTTTTTTCCCGATAACTCCCACGAAATCAAAAGCGACATTGTACAACTTAAATCCCTGCATAAATTCCCAAAAGCCCGTCAGCTGCAGTGGTCAAACAAAATGACCCTGGGACTTTTTGTCATATCCAAAGCTGATCGAGTCAGTCCCTTTTCCAGACACCTTACCTTTTTCTTTCATCAGGTCTTTGAGGGCTTGCCATTTCACATCATAGGGGATGTTGCTGACAAAAACACGGTATCTTTTGTTGGCATTTCCATAGGGTTCAAAGCGTGCGCCTCCACCTCTCTTCTGTGGCCTCTCCTTCCTGCTTGAATTAGGCTCGTGCTTGGCTTTCCCATTCAGTTCTCTGTGTAACAAGATCAATTCAGCAAGATAATACAATGATTAagtgtgaggaggaaaaaaatacatacttCACAAGAGCATGTCAACTTTCTTTTACAAGTTAGTAAGAATGAGATTTGATTCTGATAAGTGAATCCTTAACGGTTAATTAAACACGCACAAAAAAGGGATCTACCTTGCTTATACATGCACCATTAGGGTTTCTTGTCTGACTCTTTCTCCGGGAGGGGGGGGTCAAAAACGAGGCTGCTATGTTAACCCAATAGCAACGGTAATGATTTCCTTTGTTCTCTTAATGCTAGAAACTTCTTCACCTAGCTCGATTTTTAAGTGATTATAACTACAGCTACCGATATTACTAAGAACGggtaaaagtttttatttagaCAAGAACACAGTTCTTTGAACTGTAATGATAGGACGATTGCAAGGCCGCTCTTTAGGCGCAGTGGGCCTGTACTGGGCCTGTATTACATTACTAAACAAATGTTACATTATTTGCATTTCTCTAATCAAATTGTgaacaaacaaatgtgtaaaaattaCATGAAGTAACTAATTCAGCGAAAGCTAGATCACTCTGAGTTGCGTTACGTAAAATGCACGCCGTCTCCTTGAAAAAGACGGGCCCCATTCAGCACGCCGCCTAAACGCATATAACGACgacatttaaacacattgtGGTGTTTAATATATAACTACCTCAGTGGGGTACAACTATTGCTATTAAATACAACCGTTTTCATTGGATACTGATCAAAGATACGAAATTGCCGTGGATCATTATCGTTCACTAGCTAGTAAGAACCAACAAAGGACCCTTAATGAATGGACTtacccctgctgctgctgctgttgctgttgtggcggcggctgctgctgctgctggcctgCTTTCTCGGTAGTGTTTTCGGCCTGCTCGTTGGACATCTTCGTACACAGTTTActattttgcaaaaaaaaatgatactGTGCTATATGCGTCGAAATGAGCAAGTAAATAGTTTGCAAAAGTGACCTTAATAGCAGATAATACGGCTAGCTGAATGATTCCACCGACCACTCCTGCGACACCAGCTAACGAAAATGGCGGACAGAGAAGCCTGTTACTCACACCGACGGATGCTGGGAATTTTAAAAACAGCGACAGAACGGTCTTCCggtgttttctttaaaaagtaaagGTCGCCGCGTACGTGAAGAGATCTTCAGAATAAGAGTACCCAGAGTACAGACAAGTAGATTAAACCATTAAGCcaatgtcaaataaaaaatacaatttcGTGGGTATGTGTCTGCGTGTTTTATAACGTAATATGTCTATTGTTTCTTTTATAATTACCACACTTTATTGGCTCGGTTTCATTGTTGTATATGATTTATCCTTTAATTGCATTGTTTGTTACCTACCTCTTGGTTTTTATCGTTTATCACGGTCTTGATGTGTATAACAACCCAATCAGTCATTTTTGACCCCGTGAGGTTTAGTATGTATGGGGATACAGAGATGAACATCAATAGAGCCATAGACCACATATGTTTGTGATTTTGCTTGTAAAGATTTAGTGAGTCATCTTATAGTTTTCTCAAGACTGCTGGTATTTTCAGTGTCACTACGCAAGTACCCATTTGATCGTTTT includes:
- the hnrnpm gene encoding heterogeneous nuclear ribonucleoprotein M isoform X1, with translation MSNEQAENTTEKAGQQQQQPPPQQQQQQQQGELNGKAKHEPNSSRKERPQKRGGGARFEPYGNANKRYRVFVSNIPYDVKWQALKDLMKEKVGEVTYVEHLMDAEGKSRGCAVVEFRTEELMKKAVEKVNKHNLNGRPLKVKEDPDGVIAQREINKAQGGGPPGGHGGMGGMGGMGGMGGMDRMNMDRMGPGPNGPMVNIPPSLMNNPNIPNEIIHGLQAGRIGSTVFVANLDYKVGWKKLKEVFSMAGMVVRADILEDKDGKSRGMGTVTFDMPIEAVQAVSMFNGQLLFNRVMHVKLDEKSLPKDFGPPDRGAALPRGLSGVGLGLGPGGQPIDATQLNRGGSGGMGNMGPGGMDGMGFGNMGGRMGGGMDNFGGMNNMDRFGSSGMGRMNEMDRGIGGAFDREFGRNEMGMSRNNFGDSFERGMGNSLGMDRMNSGMDRLGGSMDRMTGMDRMGVDRMDRVSDMDRLGSGFDRMGSGMDRLGPSMDRLGPGLDRMSSSMDRLGPAGFDRLGPSGLDRMGSGLDFGSPMSMDRMGNTGLDRMASSFDRMGSTGGLDRFPSGGLDRMSSGMDRMGSGGVGGQFDRSADLDRGFGGNSFGGAGAGGPGTGGSNVRKGCQIFVRNLPFDFTWKMLKDTFNTCGMVQYADIKMENGKSKGCGVVRFDNPETAERACRTMNGYRLNGREIDVRIDRNA
- the hnrnpm gene encoding heterogeneous nuclear ribonucleoprotein M isoform X2, giving the protein MSNEQAENTTEKAGQQQQQPPPQQQQQQQQGELNGKAKHEPNSSRKERPQKRGGGARFEPYGNANKRYRVFVSNIPYDVKWQALKDLMKEKVGEVTYVEHLMDAEGKSRGCAVVEFRTEELMKKAVEKVNKHNLNGRPLKVKEDPDGVIAQREINKAQGGGPPGGHGGMGGMGGMGGMGGMDRMNMDRMGPGPNGPMVNIPPSLMNNPNIPNEIIHGLQAGRIGSTVFVANLDYKVGWKKLKEVFSMAGMVVRADILEDKDGKSRGMGTVTFDMPIEAVQAVSMFNGQLLFNRVMHVKLDEKSLPKDFGPPDRGAALPRGLSGVGLGLGPGGQPIDATQLNRGGSGGMGNMGPGGMDGMGFGNMGGRMGGGMDNFGGMNNMDRFGSSGMGRMNGNSLGMDRMNSGMDRLGGSMDRMTGMDRMGVDRMDRVSDMDRLGSGFDRMGSGMDRLGPSMDRLGPGLDRMSSSMDRLGPAGFDRLGPSGLDRMGSGLDFGSPMSMDRMGNTGLDRMASSFDRMGSTGGLDRFPSGGLDRMSSGMDRMGSGGVGGQFDRSADLDRGFGGNSFGGAGAGGPGTGGSNVRKGCQIFVRNLPFDFTWKMLKDTFNTCGMVQYADIKMENGKSKGCGVVRFDNPETAERACRTMNGYRLNGREIDVRIDRNA
- the hnrnpm gene encoding heterogeneous nuclear ribonucleoprotein M isoform X3, producing the protein MKKAVEKVNKHNLNGRPLKVKEDPDGVIAQREINKAQGGGPPGGHGGMGGMGGMGGMGGMDRMNMDRMGPGPNGPMVNIPPSLMNNPNIPNEIIHGLQAGRIGSTVFVANLDYKVGWKKLKEVFSMAGMVVRADILEDKDGKSRGMGTVTFDMPIEAVQAVSMFNGQLLFNRVMHVKLDEKSLPKDFGPPDRGAALPRGLSGVGLGLGPGGQPIDATQLNRGGSGGMGNMGPGGMDGMGFGNMGGRMGGGMDNFGGMNNMDRFGSSGMGRMNEMDRGIGGAFDREFGRNEMGMSRNNFGDSFERGMGNSLGMDRMNSGMDRLGGSMDRMTGMDRMGVDRMDRVSDMDRLGSGFDRMGSGMDRLGPSMDRLGPGLDRMSSSMDRLGPAGFDRLGPSGLDRMGSGLDFGSPMSMDRMGNTGLDRMASSFDRMGSTGGLDRFPSGGLDRMSSGMDRMGSGGVGGQFDRSADLDRGFGGNSFGGAGAGGPGTGGSNVRKGCQIFVRNLPFDFTWKMLKDTFNTCGMVQYADIKMENGKSKGCGVVRFDNPETAERACRTMNGYRLNGREIDVRIDRNA